Genomic window (Streptomyces sp. LX-29):
GGAGAAGACCACGACGACCCGCAGATCCTCGCTGATGTGGTGGAACTTGTGCGCCACACCGGCCGGCACGTACACCACGCTGCCGCGCGCCACCTGTGTCGTCTCCATGCCGACCGTGATGGACGCGCGTCCGCTGACCACCAGATAGACCTCGTCCTGGCCGTGCGGCCGCTGCGGGTCCACGGCGCCCGCGTCCAATGCGTACAGCCCCACCGACATATTGCGCTCGCGCAGGAACTGCAGATACGCGCCGTCGTTGGCGGCGCGCTCGGCCTCCAGCTCGTCGAGTCGGAACGCCTTCATGTGATCTATCCCCTTGTCCGGCCGCCGTCGTCTGCAACGATCTCAGCCATGAGGAATTTCCTAGTCAAGACGATCGCCAACGCGGCGGCCCTGGCGGTCGCCATCTGGCTGCTCAAGGACATCACTCTCACCGGAGAGAACACCGGCCGCAAGATACTGACCCTGCTCCTGGTCGCGCTTCTCTTCGGCGTGGTGAACGCCATCGTCAAGCCCGTGGTCAAACTGCTGGCGCTGCCGCTGTTCATCCTCACC
Coding sequences:
- a CDS encoding cupin domain-containing protein gives rise to the protein MKAFRLDELEAERAANDGAYLQFLRERNMSVGLYALDAGAVDPQRPHGQDEVYLVVSGRASITVGMETTQVARGSVVYVPAGVAHKFHHISEDLRVVVVFSPPEG
- a CDS encoding phage holin family protein codes for the protein MRNFLVKTIANAAALAVAIWLLKDITLTGENTGRKILTLLLVALLFGVVNAIVKPVVKLLALPLFILTLGLITLVINALMLLLTSWLAEEFDLGFHVDGFGTAVLGGLIIAVVSWAMNAVLPDDKD